TTCCAGGATCGGATCCGCGCCGACTCGGTGGCCACGATTGGCACCATCGGCCTCGTGGGGGACAAGATCCTCGAGATCACCGTGGGAAGCGCGGGGGCGCGGGTCCTGGAGCCCGAGGAGGAGGTGCGGAGCGTGGACCCCCGGGACTACACCCACTTCGTCGACAAGGGGGCGCTCCTCCTGGACCAGGTGACGAAGACGGCGGAGACCCTGAACCGGGTCCTGGTGGGCTTCGAGGGGGGGGACACCCAGGAGGACATGACGGCGACCCTGCGCTCCATCCAGCGGACGCTGGGAGCGGTGGAGAAGGGGCCCGGCCTCCTGCACAGCCTCATCTACGGGAAAGAAGGGGCGCAGCTCCTGGCCGACCTCGGCCAGGCCGCGACGAATTTGAAGGCGCTCACCGCCCGCCTCGAGGCGGGGGAAGGGCTCGTGGGGGCGCTGACCCGCGGGGACTCCACCCTCCTCAAGACGCTCGAGGCAGACCTGCGAAAGCTGGACCAGATCCTAGATGCGGTCCAGCGGGGCGACGGCACCCTGCACGCCCTCATCTATGGGACCGAGGGGCGGTCCGTCCTGAAGCATCTGGAGGAGGCCGCCACCTCGTTCCAGGGCCTGGCGGGCCGTCTGGACCGGGTGGCCTCGGCGCTGGAGCGGGGCGAGGGGGTGCTCGGGACCCTCCTGACGGACCCCCAGGGAAAGGCCCTCCTGACCGACCTGAAGGCGGCGACGGCCAGCCTGCGCGCCGTCACGGGCCGTCTGGAGCGGGGCGAGGGGACGCTCGGGGCCCTCCTGGAGGACCCGACGGTCTACGAGGATTTGAGCCGGCTCCTCCGGGGGGCGGAGCGGAGTGCGCTGTTGCGCTCCCTCATCCGCTCCACCATCGACTCCGGGGGGGCAGACAACACCCCCCCGCCGGCCCAGTGAGCCTGCGCCGGAGGGCCGCTGACCGCCTCCACCGGGCCGGGATCCCGTCGGGAAACATCGCGCACATGATGGAGTGGATGGCCGCATCCCTGTCCGACCTCTCCTCCGCCCGCCCGGCGCGTCGGGTGG
Above is a genomic segment from Candidatus Methylomirabilis sp. containing:
- a CDS encoding MlaD family protein, with the translated sequence MANHQDLGLRLRVGLFVGGVLILFMAFVLVIGSQSRVFERRYALRTSFNDVQGLITGAPVRLAGVAVGTVTQIAFSGDPRDPRLRVEMAVDQHFQDRIRADSVATIGTIGLVGDKILEITVGSAGARVLEPEEEVRSVDPRDYTHFVDKGALLLDQVTKTAETLNRVLVGFEGGDTQEDMTATLRSIQRTLGAVEKGPGLLHSLIYGKEGAQLLADLGQAATNLKALTARLEAGEGLVGALTRGDSTLLKTLEADLRKLDQILDAVQRGDGTLHALIYGTEGRSVLKHLEEAATSFQGLAGRLDRVASALERGEGVLGTLLTDPQGKALLTDLKAATASLRAVTGRLERGEGTLGALLEDPTVYEDLSRLLRGAERSALLRSLIRSTIDSGGADNTPPPAQ